One genomic region from Mesorhizobium terrae encodes:
- a CDS encoding 2-dehydro-3-deoxy-phosphogluconate aldolase → MSNKTAKLLSLLDGQPVIPVIKIADVKDAVPLARALARGGLPAIEITLRTDAALDSIRRVAAEVEEAVVGAGTILNARQFDEAAKAGSRFIVSPGLTREVIAAASGSDVPLLPGVITPGEIMAAAEAGLDFLKFFPAEQAGGAAFLKSLASPFGGIHFCPTGGIGANNAKDYLGLPNVICVGGSWVAPDEMVKAGDWAGIEALAREASKLRKK, encoded by the coding sequence ATGTCGAACAAGACCGCAAAGCTGCTTTCGCTGCTCGACGGCCAGCCGGTGATCCCGGTGATCAAGATCGCCGACGTCAAGGATGCCGTGCCGCTGGCGCGTGCCCTGGCGCGTGGCGGCCTGCCGGCCATCGAAATCACGCTGCGCACCGACGCGGCGCTCGACTCCATCCGCCGCGTGGCGGCCGAGGTCGAGGAGGCAGTGGTCGGCGCCGGCACCATCCTCAATGCCCGCCAGTTCGACGAGGCGGCCAAGGCCGGCTCGCGTTTCATCGTCAGCCCCGGCCTGACCCGGGAAGTGATCGCGGCCGCCAGCGGCAGCGACGTGCCGCTGCTGCCCGGCGTCATCACGCCGGGCGAAATCATGGCTGCCGCCGAGGCCGGGCTCGATTTCCTGAAATTCTTCCCGGCCGAACAGGCCGGCGGGGCCGCTTTCCTAAAATCGCTGGCTTCGCCCTTCGGCGGCATCCACTTCTGCCCGACCGGCGGCATCGGTGCAAACAACGCCAAGGACTATCTCGGCCTGCCGAACGTGATCTGCGTCGGCGGTTCCTGGGTGGCGCCCGACGAGATGGTCAAGGCCGGCGACTGGGCCGGCATCGAGGCGCTGGCGCGCGAAGCGAGCAAGCTGCGCAAGAAGTGA
- a CDS encoding N-acetylmuramidase family protein, whose product MFDETVNTAIRRAARAADLDAAALFALVEVESGGRFFTKMDGRAEPPIRFEGHYFDRRLQGASREAAQAAGLASPVAGAVANPRTQAARWALLTRAAAIDRKAAYESTSWGVGQVMGAHWAWLGFADVEALVAEARSGIEGQLRLMLRYVDKAGLAPALRNRDWTAFARGYNGPGYRRNAYDRKLAAAYRRHAGLAIGTFEELDKDEPPAPSADPLHRRVLNWLGRQVGR is encoded by the coding sequence ATGTTCGATGAAACCGTCAACACCGCAATCCGTCGCGCCGCCCGCGCCGCCGATCTCGACGCCGCAGCCCTGTTTGCTCTCGTCGAGGTGGAAAGCGGCGGCCGGTTTTTCACGAAAATGGACGGCAGGGCCGAACCGCCGATCCGCTTCGAGGGACACTATTTCGACCGCCGGCTGCAAGGGGCCTCCCGCGAGGCAGCACAGGCTGCCGGTCTCGCCTCTCCCGTCGCGGGAGCGGTCGCCAATCCGCGAACCCAGGCGGCGCGCTGGGCGCTGCTGACGCGGGCGGCGGCCATCGACCGCAAGGCCGCCTATGAATCGACCTCCTGGGGTGTCGGCCAGGTCATGGGCGCGCACTGGGCCTGGCTGGGGTTTGCGGACGTCGAGGCGCTGGTGGCCGAAGCGCGCTCCGGTATCGAGGGCCAGTTGCGGCTGATGCTGCGCTATGTCGACAAGGCCGGTCTGGCGCCGGCGCTGCGCAACCGCGACTGGACCGCTTTCGCGCGCGGCTATAACGGCCCCGGCTATCGCCGCAACGCCTATGACCGCAAGCTTGCCGCCGCCTACCGGCGCCATGCCGGCCTGGCCATCGGCACGTTTGAAGAACTGGACAAGGATGAGCCCCCGGCGCCGTCCGCCGATCCGCTCCACCGCCGCGTTCTCAACTGGCTCGGCCGACAGGTCGGTCGCTAA
- a CDS encoding rhodanese-related sulfurtransferase, protein MNQSAPPRPVRVAALYRFARLADHEALRAPLAAFCCGHGIKGTLLLAHEGINGTVAGSAEAIAALIEHLESIAELSGLEVKYSEAAEMPFHRMKVRLKREIVTMGVSDIDPLGAVGTYVEAKDWNALISDPGTVVIDTRNDYEVSLGTFEGAIDPQTKSFRDFPQWARDHSAELEGKKVAMFCTGGIRCEKATAYVKSLGFDEVFHLKGGILKYLEDVPEDASLWKGECFVFDERVSVSHGLAEGEAELCRACRHPLTPQERASPHYKAGISCPHCHEARSDDDRARYAERHRQVELAARRGDRRHIGS, encoded by the coding sequence ATGAACCAATCCGCGCCGCCCAGACCCGTTCGCGTCGCCGCGCTCTACCGCTTCGCCAGGCTTGCCGACCACGAAGCGCTGCGCGCGCCGCTGGCCGCTTTCTGCTGCGGACACGGCATCAAGGGCACGCTGCTTTTGGCGCATGAAGGCATCAACGGCACCGTCGCCGGCAGCGCCGAGGCCATTGCGGCGCTCATCGAACATCTTGAATCCATTGCGGAATTGTCCGGGCTCGAGGTCAAGTATTCGGAAGCGGCCGAGATGCCGTTCCATCGCATGAAAGTGCGGCTTAAGCGCGAGATCGTCACCATGGGCGTCTCGGACATCGACCCGCTCGGCGCTGTCGGCACCTATGTCGAGGCCAAGGACTGGAACGCGCTGATCTCAGATCCGGGCACCGTCGTCATCGACACCCGCAACGACTACGAGGTGTCATTGGGCACCTTCGAGGGTGCGATCGATCCGCAAACCAAGAGTTTTCGCGATTTCCCGCAATGGGCGCGCGACCACAGCGCCGAGCTGGAAGGTAAGAAGGTCGCTATGTTCTGCACCGGCGGCATCCGCTGCGAGAAGGCGACCGCCTATGTGAAATCGCTCGGTTTCGACGAGGTTTTCCACCTCAAGGGTGGCATCCTGAAATATCTCGAAGACGTACCGGAAGACGCAAGTCTCTGGAAAGGCGAGTGTTTTGTCTTTGACGAGCGCGTCTCCGTCTCGCATGGGCTGGCCGAGGGCGAGGCTGAGCTGTGCCGCGCCTGCCGGCATCCGCTGACGCCGCAGGAGCGGGCTTCGCCTCATTACAAGGCCGGCATCTCGTGTCCGCATTGCCATGAGGCGCGCTCCGACGACGACCGCGCCCGTTATGCCGAGCGCCACCGCCAGGTCGAACTGGCCGCCCGGCGCGGCGACCGCCGGCATATCGGCAGTTGA
- a CDS encoding tellurite resistance TerB family protein, protein MFDPKKLLDDLLSSQVPGATGTVRDKAGQAVQMAKDNPLAAGALAAVLLGTGAGRQVTGTAVKLGGLAAIGGLAYKAYQNYKAGQKPADVAREPELLPPPAGDSFDPAQAPQGEAEFALTIVRAMIAAAKADGRIDEAERGKIIDKVGLSGLGAEATDFLRDALAAPTDVDALAAAAKTEAQKIELYTASRLAIDPDTRAERGYLDMLAGRLSLPDALVDHIEATVASAKAPVGVNPKW, encoded by the coding sequence ATGTTCGACCCCAAGAAACTGCTCGACGATCTTCTGAGCTCGCAAGTTCCCGGCGCCACCGGAACCGTGCGCGACAAGGCAGGCCAGGCCGTTCAGATGGCCAAGGACAATCCGCTGGCCGCCGGCGCCTTGGCTGCCGTGCTTCTGGGCACCGGCGCGGGGCGTCAGGTGACCGGCACGGCCGTCAAGCTTGGCGGTCTTGCCGCCATTGGCGGGCTGGCCTACAAGGCCTACCAGAACTACAAGGCCGGCCAGAAGCCGGCCGATGTCGCCAGGGAGCCGGAATTGTTGCCGCCGCCGGCCGGCGACAGCTTCGATCCGGCTCAGGCGCCGCAGGGCGAGGCCGAATTCGCGCTGACCATCGTGCGCGCCATGATCGCCGCCGCCAAGGCGGACGGCCGTATCGACGAGGCGGAGCGCGGCAAGATCATCGACAAGGTCGGCCTGTCGGGCCTCGGCGCCGAGGCCACCGACTTCCTTCGGGATGCGCTGGCGGCGCCGACGGATGTCGACGCGCTCGCTGCCGCCGCGAAGACCGAGGCGCAGAAGATCGAGCTCTACACCGCCTCGCGTCTCGCCATCGACCCGGACACACGCGCCGAGCGTGGCTATCTCGACATGCTGGCCGGACGGCTCAGCCTGCCCGACGCGCTGGTCGATCATATCGAGGCGACCGTCGCCTCGGCAAAAGCGCCGGTCGGCGTCAATCCGAAGTGGTAG
- a CDS encoding SDR family oxidoreductase: MTIKGTAIVTGAGTGIGKSVATALLKDGWNTVFCGRRKAVLEPAIAAAGKTKAAALAVACDITKPDQVEALFKTTTDAFGRVDLLFNNAGMGYKSTPIDEIPVEVWNDIVAVNLTGSFLCARAAFGAMRRQTPMGGRIINNGSVSAQVPRPGSVPYTATKHAITGLTKTLALDGRPFDIACGQIDIGNALTEMAVPMTVGVPQANGTIAAEAVMDVERVAEAVVYMAGLPLDANVLFMTVMATKMPLVGRG; encoded by the coding sequence ATGACAATCAAGGGCACGGCAATCGTCACCGGCGCGGGTACCGGCATCGGCAAGAGCGTTGCGACAGCCTTGCTGAAGGACGGCTGGAACACGGTGTTCTGCGGCCGGCGCAAGGCGGTGCTCGAGCCCGCAATCGCGGCTGCCGGCAAGACCAAGGCGGCGGCGCTGGCGGTCGCCTGCGACATCACCAAGCCCGACCAGGTCGAGGCGCTGTTCAAGACGACCACGGATGCGTTCGGACGGGTCGACCTGCTCTTCAACAATGCCGGCATGGGTTACAAATCGACACCGATCGACGAAATCCCGGTCGAGGTCTGGAACGACATCGTTGCCGTCAACCTGACCGGTTCCTTCCTGTGCGCCCGCGCCGCCTTCGGCGCCATGCGTCGGCAGACGCCGATGGGTGGGCGCATCATCAACAACGGCTCCGTTTCGGCACAGGTGCCGCGACCGGGCTCCGTGCCCTATACAGCGACCAAGCACGCGATCACCGGCCTTACCAAGACGCTGGCGCTGGACGGCCGTCCCTTCGACATCGCCTGCGGGCAGATCGACATCGGCAATGCGCTGACCGAAATGGCCGTGCCGATGACGGTGGGTGTACCTCAGGCCAATGGCACTATCGCGGCGGAAGCGGTGATGGATGTCGAACGTGTCGCCGAAGCCGTGGTCTATATGGCCGGCCTGCCGCTCGACGCCAACGTGCTGTTCATGACGGTGATGGCGACCAAGATGCCGCTGGTCGGGCGAGGCTGA
- a CDS encoding Kazal-type serine protease inhibitor family protein, with protein sequence MRGTTLFGLISLVFLVGTFQVSADEPIKACGGIRGLSCSASQFCEFPVETQCGRADRMGICMQRPEICTEQYQPVCGCDGKTYGNDCARRAAGAAKLKDGEC encoded by the coding sequence ATGAGAGGTACAACCCTGTTCGGGCTGATATCGCTGGTGTTTCTCGTTGGCACGTTTCAGGTGTCGGCCGATGAGCCGATAAAAGCCTGCGGCGGCATAAGGGGCCTCTCCTGTAGTGCCAGCCAATTCTGCGAGTTTCCGGTCGAGACCCAATGTGGCCGCGCTGATCGCATGGGCATTTGCATGCAGAGGCCTGAGATTTGCACGGAGCAATATCAGCCGGTGTGCGGTTGCGACGGCAAGACCTACGGCAACGATTGCGCACGCCGCGCCGCAGGCGCTGCCAAGCTCAAGGATGGGGAGTGCTGA
- a CDS encoding pyridoxal phosphate-dependent aminotransferase, whose translation MIHTIPAFDRLGEENAFAVLARATALAGQGRDIVNLGIGQPDFRTPEHIVEAAIKALRDGHHGYTPATGLAATREAVVRRTLATTGVEVSPDNVMILPGGKPTMFAAILMFGEAGADILYPDPGFPIYRSMIEFTGARPVPVPIREENGFAFSADETLALITPTTRLLILNSPANPTGGVTPRTEIEKLVKGLERHPHVAILSDEIYDVMTYDGERHCSLLTFPEIRDRLIVLNGWSKTWAMTGWRMGWSIWPNGDKGAHLYDKVRKLAVNCWSCVNAPSQYAGIAAIDGPQDEVAAMMRAFDRRRKLVVEGLNALPGISCITPKGAFYAFPNISGTGWKAKKLASALLEEAGVALIGGPDFGVLGEGYMRLSYANSEDNIARALQRIGDFLIANAKTGGTP comes from the coding sequence ATGATCCACACAATCCCTGCCTTCGATCGCCTCGGCGAGGAAAATGCCTTCGCGGTGCTCGCCCGCGCTACCGCGCTTGCCGGGCAGGGACGCGACATCGTCAATCTCGGCATCGGCCAACCGGATTTCCGCACGCCGGAACACATCGTCGAGGCCGCCATCAAGGCGCTGCGCGACGGCCACCATGGCTATACGCCGGCCACCGGCCTTGCCGCCACCCGCGAGGCGGTGGTGCGCCGCACGCTCGCCACCACCGGCGTCGAAGTCTCGCCCGACAACGTCATGATCCTTCCCGGCGGCAAGCCGACCATGTTCGCCGCCATCCTGATGTTCGGCGAAGCGGGCGCCGATATCCTCTATCCCGATCCCGGCTTTCCCATCTATCGCTCGATGATCGAATTCACCGGCGCCCGGCCGGTGCCGGTGCCGATCCGCGAGGAAAACGGTTTTGCCTTCTCCGCCGACGAAACGCTGGCGCTGATCACACCCACCACGCGCCTGCTCATCCTCAACTCGCCTGCCAATCCGACGGGCGGGGTGACGCCACGTACGGAGATCGAGAAGCTGGTGAAAGGGCTGGAACGGCACCCGCATGTCGCGATCCTCTCCGACGAGATCTACGACGTGATGACCTATGACGGCGAGCGACATTGTTCGCTGCTCACCTTCCCGGAAATCCGCGACCGGTTGATCGTGCTCAACGGCTGGTCGAAGACCTGGGCGATGACCGGTTGGCGCATGGGCTGGTCGATCTGGCCGAACGGCGACAAGGGCGCGCATCTCTACGACAAGGTGCGCAAGCTGGCGGTCAATTGCTGGTCCTGCGTCAACGCGCCCAGCCAATATGCCGGCATCGCCGCTATCGACGGCCCGCAGGACGAAGTCGCCGCCATGATGCGGGCCTTCGATCGCCGCCGCAAGCTGGTGGTGGAGGGCCTGAATGCCCTGCCCGGCATTTCCTGCATCACGCCGAAGGGCGCCTTCTACGCCTTCCCCAACATCTCCGGCACCGGCTGGAAAGCCAAGAAACTTGCCTCCGCGCTGCTGGAAGAGGCGGGCGTAGCTCTGATCGGCGGACCGGATTTCGGCGTGCTTGGCGAAGGCTACATGCGGCTTTCCTACGCCAACTCGGAAGACAACATCGCCCGTGCCCTGCAAAGGATCGGCGATTTCCTGATCGCGAACGCAAAGACGGGAGGCACCCCATGA
- a CDS encoding GNAT family N-acetyltransferase, translated as MSEDLKNWQPRPRPERKVLEGRYVRLEPLDAARHGDGLFEASSVTDADGRFRWLFEVPPESRAAFQPWLDKVEASSDPLFFAVIDKASGKVAGRQTLMRIEPAFGVIEIGNIYWGPLIARKPAATEAQFLFAQYAFDELGYRRYEWKCNNNNEPSKRAAERFGFSFEGIFRQHLVVKSENRDTAWYSIIDKEWPALKKAYEAWLDPANFDAAGQQKRRLEAFRSH; from the coding sequence GTGTCCGAAGATCTGAAGAACTGGCAGCCGCGCCCGCGTCCGGAGCGCAAGGTGCTGGAAGGCCGTTATGTGCGGCTGGAGCCGCTGGACGCGGCGCGGCACGGCGACGGCCTGTTCGAGGCCTCCTCGGTGACCGACGCCGACGGCCGCTTCCGCTGGCTGTTCGAGGTGCCGCCGGAAAGCCGGGCGGCGTTCCAGCCCTGGCTGGACAAGGTGGAAGCCAGTAGCGACCCGCTGTTTTTCGCGGTGATCGACAAGGCGAGCGGCAAGGTCGCCGGCCGGCAGACGTTGATGCGCATAGAGCCCGCCTTTGGCGTGATCGAGATCGGCAACATCTATTGGGGGCCGCTGATCGCGCGCAAGCCGGCGGCGACCGAGGCACAGTTCCTGTTCGCCCAATATGCTTTCGACGAGCTCGGCTACCGCCGCTACGAGTGGAAGTGCAACAACAACAACGAACCGTCAAAGCGGGCGGCGGAACGCTTCGGCTTCAGTTTCGAGGGTATTTTCCGCCAGCATCTGGTGGTCAAGAGCGAGAACCGCGATACGGCGTGGTACTCGATCATCGACAAGGAATGGCCGGCGCTGAAGAAGGCTTACGAAGCCTGGCTGGACCCGGCCAATTTCGACGCCGCCGGGCAGCAGAAGCGGCGTCTGGAGGCGTTCCGATCACATTGA